The following proteins are encoded in a genomic region of Methylibium petroleiphilum PM1:
- a CDS encoding LysR family transcriptional regulator, whose translation MSNPLRNATFRQLAAFNAVARLGSVSRAADEMHLTQPAVSIQLGILEDAAGTPLLRRSARGVKLTEAGELLAGYASRILDLWGEAGDAMAAHCGDIAGLLRIGAVTTAEYLLPPLLLEFVREHPQVKVKLQIGNRADVVNQLAGQDIDLAIMGRPPAELKTISAAFAKHPMAFVAAPSHPLMTTPKPGLAALNQANLLVRERGSGTRTTVEQLFKDAGVSLTIGSEMSSNEAIKQMCAAGFGVAFLSLHSCVLELETGMLAILPMPDCPIERDWHVMHLAGRPVPAAAAAFEQFLRVHGQAWIHWRLEHMRRKSAAAGAPAVSAAAAEPTVPARKKVVRSAA comes from the coding sequence ATGAGCAACCCCCTCCGCAACGCCACCTTCCGCCAGCTCGCCGCCTTCAACGCGGTCGCGCGGCTCGGCAGCGTGTCGCGCGCGGCCGACGAGATGCACCTCACGCAGCCGGCGGTGTCGATCCAGCTCGGCATCCTGGAAGACGCGGCCGGCACGCCGCTCCTGCGGCGCAGCGCGCGGGGGGTGAAGCTCACCGAGGCCGGCGAGCTGCTGGCCGGCTACGCCAGCCGCATCCTCGACCTGTGGGGCGAGGCCGGCGACGCGATGGCGGCGCACTGCGGCGACATCGCCGGCCTGCTGCGCATCGGCGCCGTGACCACCGCCGAGTACCTGCTGCCGCCGCTGCTGCTGGAGTTCGTGCGCGAGCACCCGCAGGTGAAGGTGAAGCTGCAGATCGGCAACCGCGCCGACGTGGTGAACCAGCTCGCCGGACAGGACATCGACCTGGCCATCATGGGCCGCCCGCCCGCCGAGCTGAAGACCATCTCCGCCGCGTTCGCGAAGCACCCGATGGCCTTCGTCGCCGCGCCGTCGCACCCGCTGATGACCACGCCCAAGCCCGGCCTCGCTGCGCTGAACCAGGCCAACCTGCTGGTGCGCGAGCGCGGCTCCGGCACGCGCACCACGGTCGAGCAGTTGTTCAAGGACGCCGGCGTGTCGCTGACCATCGGCTCCGAGATGTCGAGCAACGAGGCCATCAAGCAGATGTGCGCGGCCGGCTTCGGCGTGGCCTTCCTCTCCTTGCACTCCTGCGTGCTGGAGCTGGAGACCGGCATGCTGGCCATCCTGCCGATGCCGGACTGTCCGATCGAACGCGACTGGCACGTGATGCACCTGGCCGGCCGGCCGGTGCCCGCCGCCGCCGCCGCCTTCGAGCAGTTCCTGCGCGTGCATGGCCAGGCCTGGATCCACTGGCGGCTGGAGCACATGCGGCGCAAGAGCGCCGCGGCCGGGGCACCGGCCGTGAGCGCTGCCGCCGCGGAGCCGACCGTCCCGGCGCGCAAGAAGGTGGTGCGCAGCGCGGCGTGA
- a CDS encoding HpcH/HpaI aldolase/citrate lyase family protein, translating into MSFTIIDQATPRLHRSELAVPGTNTAMFEKAAASAADIVFLDLEDAVAPDDKPQARKNIIQGLNEVDWGTKTMMIRINGLDTHYMYRDVVDIVEACPRLDMILIPKAGVAADVYAIDMLVTQIENAKGRSKRIGFEVLIETALGMANVEAIAQSSRRLEAMSFGVADYAASTRARTTVIGGVNKDSVVLTDKDEQGNRQAFWTDPWHAAQTRMMVACRAYGLRPIDGPFGDFGDPDGYRAAANRAAVLGYEGKWAIHPSQIELANGVFTPSEAEVTKARRILEAMAQAAKEGRGAVSLDGRLIDIASIRMAEALLAKADSISAAAKG; encoded by the coding sequence ATGAGCTTCACCATCATCGACCAGGCCACGCCGCGCCTGCACCGCTCCGAGCTGGCCGTGCCTGGCACCAACACGGCGATGTTCGAGAAGGCCGCCGCGTCGGCCGCCGACATCGTGTTCCTCGACCTCGAGGACGCGGTGGCGCCCGACGACAAGCCGCAGGCGCGCAAGAACATCATCCAGGGCCTCAACGAGGTGGACTGGGGCACGAAGACGATGATGATCCGCATCAACGGCCTCGACACCCACTACATGTACCGCGACGTGGTCGACATCGTCGAGGCCTGCCCGCGGCTCGACATGATCCTGATCCCGAAGGCCGGCGTCGCCGCCGACGTGTACGCGATCGACATGCTGGTCACGCAGATCGAGAACGCCAAGGGGCGCAGCAAGCGCATCGGCTTCGAGGTGCTGATCGAGACGGCGCTCGGCATGGCCAACGTCGAGGCGATCGCTCAGTCGAGCCGGCGGCTGGAGGCGATGAGCTTCGGCGTGGCCGACTACGCCGCGTCGACGCGCGCCCGCACCACGGTGATCGGCGGCGTGAACAAGGACTCGGTGGTGCTGACCGACAAGGACGAGCAGGGCAACCGCCAGGCGTTCTGGACCGACCCCTGGCATGCCGCGCAGACCCGCATGATGGTGGCCTGCCGCGCCTACGGCCTGCGCCCGATCGACGGCCCGTTCGGCGACTTCGGTGACCCCGACGGCTACAGGGCCGCGGCCAACCGCGCGGCCGTGCTGGGCTACGAGGGCAAGTGGGCGATCCACCCGTCGCAGATCGAGCTGGCCAACGGGGTGTTCACGCCGTCCGAGGCCGAGGTGACCAAGGCGCGCCGCATCCTCGAGGCGATGGCGCAGGCCGCGAAGGAAGGCCGCGGCGCGGTCTCGCTCGACGGCCGCCTGATCGACATCGCCAGCATCCGCATGGCCGAGGCGCTGCTCGCGAAGGCCGATTCGATCAGCGCGGCGGCCAAGGGCTGA
- a CDS encoding phosphoenolpyruvate carboxylase: MGERSRPDLADPDESAAGAERADALARSELLRAALIGVIERYEPEVARVLRGEAPLERMSTRLLARTIQAQAIWFQLLAIAEQNRDMRRRREVERQRGHAQVRGTFAHVFHTAVEAGLDAKQIREALCSLRIRPVITAHPTEAKRVTVLERHRRIYLRLFDLESPRWTDREREDLTRAISDEVELLWLTGELKLDKPTVDQEVAWGLYFFDENLFDVVPQLYGRIEAAFAKQFPGETLELPVVFGFGSWIGGDRDGNPFVTSTVTRHTLWQMRLASLRRYRSRLADLARNLSISERAAALPEDFRAAVAAALAALPDGAGVAARNPGELFRQFIAGMLARLDATIARNGEQPEPADAARDAAPYEHADQLIGDIELMHRALVETGAQPLAKTFLAPLLREVRTFRFATVRLDIRENTIRINATLGELYRAVRGSEPPASDSAEWKDWLLTELAAPRRAGEAPLATAGLTPEAQETLATFRTVAEMRDRVDREAFGTLILSMTHSATDVLGVYLLAKHAGLFNDAQAVERCTLPVVPLLETIPDLRRAPAILKELLAVPLVQRSLRLHGNVQEVMIGYSDSNKDGGYFTANWELSKAQATMTRLGEDLGVKIAFFHGRGGSVSRGGAPTGRAIAALPAGSIRGGFRSTEQGEVVSYKYANRGTAHYQVELLASSVLQHVLLSERESALVPKHEFDEAMEAISGVSWTAYRQLMESEHLLAYLQGSSPLEELALLNIGSRPARRTQARTLADLRAIPWVFAWTQNRHMLTGWYGLGSGLAAFVEVRKARGLDLLQRMFHEGRLFRTVIDEVEKTLLTVDLDIAREFAGLVADPAVREPIFQAIEREYRLTCEMVLKVSGGRQVAERFPQLRRRLARRLQTMNQVSREQVQLLRALRDGGDDDVRTAFLLSINCAAAGLGATG; the protein is encoded by the coding sequence ATGGGCGAACGTTCCCGCCCCGACCTCGCGGACCCCGACGAGTCGGCCGCCGGCGCCGAACGCGCCGACGCGCTGGCCCGCTCGGAGCTGCTGCGTGCGGCGCTGATCGGCGTCATCGAACGCTACGAGCCCGAGGTCGCGCGCGTGCTGCGCGGCGAGGCGCCGCTGGAGCGCATGTCCACCCGCCTGCTGGCCCGCACGATCCAGGCGCAGGCGATCTGGTTCCAGCTGCTCGCCATCGCCGAGCAGAACCGCGACATGCGGCGCCGCCGCGAGGTCGAGCGCCAGCGTGGCCATGCGCAGGTGCGCGGCACCTTCGCGCACGTGTTCCACACCGCCGTCGAGGCCGGTCTCGATGCGAAGCAGATCCGCGAGGCGCTGTGCAGCCTGCGCATCCGCCCGGTCATCACCGCGCACCCGACCGAGGCCAAGCGCGTGACGGTGCTCGAACGCCACCGCCGCATCTACCTGCGCCTGTTCGACCTGGAGTCGCCGCGCTGGACCGACCGCGAGCGCGAGGACCTCACCCGCGCGATCAGCGACGAGGTCGAGCTGCTGTGGCTCACCGGCGAGCTGAAGCTCGACAAGCCCACGGTGGACCAGGAAGTGGCCTGGGGCCTGTACTTCTTCGACGAGAACCTGTTCGACGTCGTGCCGCAGCTCTACGGCCGCATCGAGGCCGCGTTCGCGAAGCAGTTCCCCGGCGAGACGCTGGAGCTGCCGGTGGTGTTCGGCTTCGGCTCGTGGATCGGCGGCGACCGCGACGGCAACCCCTTCGTGACCAGCACGGTCACGCGCCACACGCTGTGGCAGATGCGCCTGGCGAGCCTGCGCCGCTACCGCAGCCGGCTGGCCGACCTGGCGCGCAACCTCAGCATCAGCGAGCGGGCCGCCGCGTTGCCGGAGGACTTCCGCGCCGCCGTCGCCGCGGCGCTGGCTGCACTGCCCGACGGCGCCGGCGTGGCCGCGCGCAACCCCGGCGAGCTGTTCCGGCAGTTCATCGCCGGCATGCTGGCCAGGCTCGACGCGACGATCGCACGCAACGGCGAGCAGCCCGAGCCGGCCGACGCCGCGCGCGATGCCGCGCCCTACGAGCATGCCGACCAGCTGATCGGCGACATCGAGCTGATGCACCGTGCACTGGTCGAGACCGGCGCCCAGCCGCTCGCGAAGACCTTCCTCGCACCGCTGCTGCGCGAGGTGCGCACCTTCCGCTTCGCGACGGTGCGCCTGGACATCCGAGAGAACACGATCCGCATCAACGCCACGCTCGGGGAGCTCTACCGTGCCGTGCGGGGCAGCGAGCCGCCGGCCAGCGACAGCGCCGAGTGGAAGGACTGGCTGCTCACCGAGCTGGCCGCGCCGCGCCGCGCCGGCGAGGCGCCGCTCGCCACCGCGGGCCTCACGCCGGAGGCGCAGGAGACGCTGGCGACCTTCCGCACAGTCGCCGAGATGCGCGACCGCGTCGACCGCGAGGCCTTCGGCACGCTGATCCTCAGCATGACCCACAGCGCCACCGATGTGCTGGGCGTCTACCTGCTGGCCAAGCATGCCGGGCTGTTCAACGATGCGCAGGCGGTGGAGCGCTGCACGCTGCCGGTGGTGCCGCTGCTCGAGACCATTCCCGACCTGCGGCGCGCGCCGGCCATCCTGAAGGAGCTGCTCGCGGTGCCGCTGGTGCAGCGCTCGCTGCGCCTGCACGGCAACGTGCAGGAGGTGATGATCGGCTACTCGGACTCCAACAAGGATGGAGGCTACTTCACCGCCAACTGGGAGCTGAGCAAGGCGCAGGCGACGATGACGCGGCTGGGCGAGGATCTCGGCGTCAAGATCGCCTTCTTCCACGGCCGCGGCGGCTCGGTGAGCCGCGGCGGCGCGCCCACCGGCCGCGCGATCGCGGCGCTGCCCGCGGGCTCGATCCGCGGCGGCTTCCGCAGCACCGAGCAGGGCGAGGTGGTGTCGTACAAGTACGCCAACCGCGGCACCGCGCATTACCAGGTGGAGCTGCTCGCGTCGTCGGTGCTGCAGCACGTGCTGCTGTCCGAGCGCGAGTCCGCGCTGGTGCCCAAGCACGAGTTCGACGAGGCGATGGAGGCGATCTCCGGCGTGTCGTGGACGGCTTACCGCCAGCTGATGGAGTCGGAGCACCTGCTCGCCTACCTGCAGGGCTCCAGCCCGCTGGAGGAGCTGGCCCTGCTCAACATCGGCTCGCGGCCGGCGCGGCGCACGCAGGCGCGCACGCTGGCCGACCTGCGCGCGATCCCCTGGGTGTTCGCGTGGACGCAGAACCGCCACATGCTGACCGGCTGGTACGGCCTGGGCAGCGGGCTGGCGGCCTTCGTCGAGGTGCGCAAGGCGCGCGGGCTCGACCTGCTGCAGCGCATGTTCCACGAGGGCCGGCTGTTCCGCACCGTGATCGACGAGGTGGAGAAGACGCTGCTGACGGTCGACCTCGACATCGCGCGCGAGTTCGCCGGCCTGGTGGCCGACCCGGCGGTGCGAGAGCCGATCTTCCAGGCCATCGAGCGCGAGTACCGCCTCACCTGCGAGATGGTGCTGAAGGTGTCGGGCGGCAGGCAGGTGGCCGAGCGCTTCCCGCAGCTGCGTCGCCGTCTGGCGCGCCGGCTGCAGACCATGAACCAGGTCAGCCGCGAGCAGGTGCAACTGCTGCGCGCGCTGCGCGACGGCGGCGACGACGACGTGCGCACCGCCTTCCTGCTGTCGATCAACTGCGCGGCCGCCGGCCTGGGCGCCACCGGCTGA
- the sucD gene encoding succinate--CoA ligase subunit alpha encodes MSILIDEKTPVIVQGFTGDKATFHAKEMIAYGTNVVGGVTPGKGGQRHLERPVFNTVKEAVRDTGAEASLLFVPPPFAADALMEAADAGLKLVCIITDGIPAQDMMRVKRYLRRYAKEQRTTIVGPNCAGIISAGKAMLGIMPGNIYQRGNVGIVSRSGTLGYEAAAQMKALGIGVTTSVGIGGDPINGSSFLDHLERFEQDPETKAVIMIGEIGGPQEAEASAWVQAHMSKPVVGYVAGLTAPKGRRMGHAGAIISAVGDTAAEKAEIMRSYGLLVSPSAAELGKTVAQALTRVQ; translated from the coding sequence ATGAGCATCCTGATCGACGAGAAGACCCCCGTCATCGTGCAGGGCTTCACCGGCGACAAGGCGACCTTCCACGCGAAGGAGATGATCGCCTACGGCACCAACGTGGTCGGCGGCGTGACGCCCGGCAAGGGCGGCCAGCGCCACCTGGAACGCCCGGTGTTCAACACCGTCAAGGAAGCGGTCCGAGACACCGGCGCCGAGGCCAGCCTGCTGTTCGTGCCGCCGCCGTTCGCCGCCGACGCCCTGATGGAGGCGGCCGACGCCGGCCTGAAGCTGGTGTGCATCATCACCGACGGCATCCCGGCGCAGGACATGATGCGCGTGAAGCGCTACCTGCGCCGCTACGCGAAGGAGCAGCGCACCACCATCGTCGGCCCCAACTGCGCCGGCATCATCAGCGCCGGCAAGGCCATGCTGGGCATCATGCCGGGCAACATCTACCAGCGTGGCAACGTCGGTATCGTGTCGCGCTCGGGCACGCTGGGCTACGAGGCCGCCGCGCAGATGAAGGCGCTGGGCATCGGCGTGACCACCAGCGTGGGCATCGGCGGCGACCCGATCAACGGCAGCTCCTTCCTCGACCACCTCGAGCGCTTCGAGCAGGACCCGGAGACCAAGGCCGTGATCATGATTGGCGAGATCGGCGGCCCGCAGGAGGCCGAGGCCTCGGCCTGGGTCCAGGCCCACATGAGCAAGCCGGTGGTCGGCTACGTGGCCGGCCTCACCGCGCCGAAGGGCCGCCGCATGGGCCATGCCGGCGCCATCATCTCCGCGGTGGGCGACACGGCGGCCGAGAAGGCCGAGATCATGCGTTCCTACGGCCTGCTGGTGTCGCCGAGCGCGGCCGAGCTGGGCAAGACCGTCGCGCAGGCGTTGACGCGCGTGCAGTGA
- a CDS encoding malate--CoA ligase subunit beta, with the protein MDIHEYQAKELLAGFGVPVPRGSVAYSADQAVYAATELGGWHWAVKAQIHSGGRGKAGGVKLCRTYQEVAAAAKAMLGATLVTYQTGPAGKVVNRLYVEQAEPFERELYLGFVLDRKIERIRVIASANGGMEIEEIAHDKPESILQIEVEPAVGLQPFQAREIAFGLGLNIKQVSQAVTAIMGCYRAFRDLDATMVEINPLVVTKDQRVLALDAKMSFDDNALFRRRQIAEMRDVAEEDPREATANQHGLNYVGLEGDIGCIINGAGLAMATMDMIKYAGGEPANFLDVGGGASPERVGQAFNLVLSDRNVKAILVNIFAGINRCDWVAQGVVQAAKGLRVPLIVRLAGTNVEEGQKIVRECGLPIITADSLAEAAQKAVQAAREHVPA; encoded by the coding sequence ATGGACATTCATGAGTACCAGGCCAAGGAACTGCTCGCCGGCTTCGGCGTGCCGGTGCCGCGCGGCAGCGTGGCCTACAGCGCCGACCAGGCCGTCTACGCCGCCACCGAACTCGGCGGCTGGCACTGGGCCGTGAAGGCGCAGATCCACTCCGGCGGCCGCGGCAAGGCCGGCGGCGTGAAGCTGTGCCGCACCTACCAGGAAGTGGCCGCCGCCGCGAAGGCGATGCTCGGCGCCACGCTGGTGACCTACCAGACCGGCCCGGCCGGCAAGGTGGTCAACCGCCTCTACGTCGAGCAGGCCGAACCCTTCGAGCGCGAGCTCTACCTGGGCTTCGTGCTGGACCGCAAGATCGAGCGCATCCGCGTCATCGCCTCGGCCAACGGCGGCATGGAGATCGAGGAGATCGCGCACGACAAGCCCGAGTCGATCCTGCAGATCGAGGTCGAGCCGGCGGTGGGCCTGCAGCCCTTCCAGGCGCGCGAGATCGCCTTCGGCCTGGGCCTCAACATCAAGCAGGTGAGCCAGGCGGTCACGGCCATCATGGGCTGCTACCGCGCCTTCCGCGACCTCGACGCGACGATGGTCGAGATCAACCCGCTGGTGGTCACCAAGGACCAGCGCGTGCTGGCGCTCGACGCCAAGATGAGCTTCGACGACAACGCGCTGTTCCGCCGCCGCCAGATCGCCGAGATGCGCGACGTGGCCGAGGAGGACCCGCGCGAGGCCACCGCCAACCAGCATGGCCTGAACTACGTGGGCCTCGAAGGCGACATCGGCTGCATCATCAACGGCGCCGGCCTCGCCATGGCGACGATGGACATGATCAAGTACGCCGGCGGCGAGCCCGCGAACTTCCTCGACGTCGGTGGCGGCGCCTCGCCCGAGCGCGTCGGTCAGGCCTTCAACCTCGTGCTGTCGGACCGCAACGTCAAGGCGATCCTGGTCAACATCTTCGCCGGCATCAACCGCTGCGACTGGGTGGCGCAGGGCGTGGTGCAGGCCGCCAAGGGCCTGCGCGTTCCGCTGATCGTGCGGCTGGCCGGCACCAACGTGGAGGAGGGCCAGAAGATCGTGCGCGAGTGCGGCTTGCCCATCATCACCGCCGACTCGCTGGCCGAGGCCGCGCAGAAGGCCGTGCAGGCCGCGCGCGAGCACGTGCCCGCCTGA
- the fchA gene encoding methenyltetrahydrofolate cyclohydrolase, which produces MNVIDDLTTSKFLDALASGNATPGGGSAAAIMGAMGAALVSMVANLTIGKKGYEAVETEMRQLLAESEALRVRLADMVAEDVAAFDTLMAAYKLPKASDDEKAARSAAIQAGLKLATEAPLACARACAEAVRLTERAVAHGNLNVISDVGVGVVAAWAALRSAALNVHINAPQIKDRAWADRALTELQGLLAECGPLSERVHDTVKAKLG; this is translated from the coding sequence ATGAACGTGATTGACGATCTGACGACAAGCAAGTTTCTCGACGCACTGGCCAGCGGCAACGCCACGCCGGGCGGCGGCAGCGCCGCCGCGATCATGGGCGCGATGGGCGCCGCGCTGGTGTCGATGGTGGCCAACCTCACCATCGGCAAGAAGGGCTACGAGGCCGTCGAGACCGAGATGCGCCAGCTGCTGGCCGAGTCGGAGGCACTGCGCGTGCGCTTGGCCGACATGGTGGCCGAGGACGTGGCGGCCTTCGACACGCTGATGGCCGCCTACAAGCTGCCGAAGGCGAGCGACGACGAGAAGGCCGCGCGCAGCGCGGCCATCCAGGCCGGCCTGAAGCTGGCCACCGAGGCACCGTTGGCCTGTGCCCGCGCCTGCGCCGAGGCAGTGCGCCTGACCGAACGCGCTGTCGCGCACGGCAACCTCAATGTCATCAGCGACGTCGGTGTCGGCGTGGTCGCGGCCTGGGCCGCGCTGCGCAGCGCCGCGCTCAACGTGCACATCAACGCGCCGCAGATCAAGGACCGCGCCTGGGCCGACCGCGCGCTGACCGAGCTGCAGGGCCTGCTCGCCGAATGCGGGCCGCTCTCCGAGCGCGTGCACGACACGGTCAAGGCCAAGCTCGGCTGA
- a CDS encoding NADP-dependent methylenetetrahydromethanopterin/methylenetetrahydrofolate dehydrogenase yields MKKLLYQFDTDPHPAVFDNVVAYDGGADHVTAYGGITPANVGGLVDGAIFTRAPKDKKNTAIFVGGSNMADGEALFKAVRKKFFANFRVSVMLDSNGSNTTAAAGVAWLAHGRSLAGKRAVVLAGTGPVGQRAAVMLAKEGARVAITSRTLERAQAAARAIAERFKIEVDAIEADDNAARARAIEGANLVFATGAAGVALLDEAAWKDHPQLELLSDANATPTLGIEGIDMMDKGAQRHGKTVFGAIGFGALKIALHRACIARMFEQQDLVLDGEEIYAIAKTMVG; encoded by the coding sequence ATGAAGAAACTGCTGTACCAATTCGACACCGACCCGCATCCGGCAGTGTTCGACAACGTCGTCGCCTACGACGGCGGCGCCGATCACGTGACGGCCTATGGCGGCATCACGCCGGCCAACGTGGGCGGGCTCGTCGACGGCGCGATCTTCACGCGCGCGCCGAAGGACAAGAAGAACACCGCGATCTTCGTCGGCGGGTCCAACATGGCCGACGGCGAGGCGCTGTTCAAGGCGGTGCGCAAGAAGTTCTTCGCCAACTTCCGCGTGTCGGTGATGCTCGACAGCAACGGCTCGAACACCACCGCCGCGGCCGGTGTGGCGTGGCTGGCGCACGGCCGCTCGCTGGCCGGCAAGCGCGCCGTGGTGCTGGCCGGCACCGGCCCGGTGGGCCAGCGCGCCGCGGTGATGCTGGCGAAGGAGGGCGCGCGCGTGGCGATCACCAGCCGCACGCTGGAGCGCGCGCAGGCGGCCGCACGGGCCATCGCCGAGCGCTTCAAGATCGAGGTCGACGCGATCGAGGCGGACGACAACGCGGCCCGCGCCCGCGCCATCGAAGGCGCGAACCTGGTGTTCGCCACCGGCGCGGCCGGTGTCGCGCTGCTCGACGAGGCGGCCTGGAAGGACCACCCGCAGCTCGAGCTGCTGTCGGACGCCAACGCCACGCCCACGCTGGGCATCGAGGGCATCGACATGATGGACAAGGGTGCGCAGCGTCACGGCAAGACGGTGTTCGGCGCCATCGGTTTCGGCGCGCTGAAGATCGCGCTGCACCGCGCCTGCATCGCCCGCATGTTCGAACAGCAGGATCTCGTGCTCGACGGCGAAGAGATCTACGCCATCGCGAAAACCATGGTGGGGTAG
- a CDS encoding D-2-hydroxyacid dehydrogenase produces MSHSVVFLDRESLKAKVRKPAQAESYVEHAKTSVDEVVAKLQGATVAITNKVPLRAETLKQLPQLKMIAVAATGYDVIDVPYCKEHGIAVANIRNYAVHTVPEHAFALILALRRNILAYRQDVEAGVWQKSDQFCFFTHDIGDLHGATLGIIGEGAIGQGTAAIARGFGMKVLFADHEPPKMPGVEFTPFEQVLAESDVISMHCPLTPSTRNLIGLEQMRRMKRNALLINTSRGGLVDEAALIQALDEGLIAGAGFDVLTTEPPKNGHPLLDVRRPNFILTPHVAWASDGAMQFLADQLIDNIDRWAEGRPQHLVT; encoded by the coding sequence ATGAGCCATTCCGTGGTGTTCCTGGACCGTGAATCGCTGAAGGCGAAGGTCCGCAAGCCGGCGCAGGCCGAGAGCTATGTGGAGCACGCCAAGACCTCGGTCGACGAGGTGGTCGCGAAGCTGCAGGGCGCGACCGTGGCGATCACCAACAAGGTGCCGCTGCGGGCCGAGACGCTGAAGCAGCTGCCGCAGTTGAAGATGATCGCGGTGGCCGCCACCGGCTACGACGTGATCGACGTGCCCTACTGCAAGGAGCACGGCATCGCGGTCGCCAACATCCGCAACTACGCGGTGCACACGGTGCCGGAGCATGCCTTCGCGCTGATCCTGGCGTTGCGTCGCAACATCCTGGCCTACCGGCAGGACGTGGAGGCGGGCGTGTGGCAGAAGTCGGACCAGTTCTGCTTCTTCACGCACGACATCGGCGACCTGCACGGCGCCACGCTGGGCATCATCGGCGAGGGCGCGATCGGCCAGGGCACCGCGGCGATCGCGCGTGGCTTCGGCATGAAGGTGCTCTTCGCCGACCACGAGCCGCCGAAGATGCCGGGCGTTGAGTTCACGCCCTTCGAGCAGGTGCTTGCCGAGAGCGACGTGATCTCGATGCACTGCCCGCTGACGCCGTCGACGCGCAACCTGATCGGGCTGGAGCAGATGCGCCGCATGAAGCGCAATGCGCTGCTGATCAACACCTCGCGCGGCGGCCTGGTCGACGAGGCGGCGCTGATCCAGGCGCTCGACGAAGGCCTGATCGCCGGCGCCGGCTTCGACGTGCTCACCACCGAGCCGCCGAAGAACGGCCACCCGCTGCTGGACGTGCGGCGCCCGAACTTCATCCTCACACCGCACGTGGCCTGGGCCTCGGACGGCGCGATGCAGTTCCTGGCCGACCAGCTCATCGACAACATCGATCGGTGGGCCGAAGGCCGACCGCAGCATCTGGTGACCTGA